The window TCGTTGCGAACAGCGTCGGCCGCATGAGCAGGTTGGGCGAGCTTGAGCTCTGTGAGCTGGAAAGACCGCAAAGCCTTCGCGCGCGATCTGCGGACGATCTATCAGGCGCCGACACGCGAGGCGGCCGAGAGCCGGCTGCTGGAGGTCTCCGAGCAATGGAGCAGTAGCTATCCGGTTGCGCTGCGCGGGTGGGAAACGCATTGGGA of the Candidatus Kouleothrix ribensis genome contains:
- a CDS encoding transposase is translated as MSWKDRKAFARDLRTIYQAPTREAAESRLLEVSEQWSSSYPVALRGWETHWEDLATMFEYGPEIRRLIYTTNTIEGITGSCAR